In Gammaproteobacteria bacterium, the genomic window CCCCCTTTACTTCGAAGTGGAAAAGAAATCAGCAATCAGCTTGATCTCTTCGTCGCTGTAGCCGTTGGCATGACGCCCCATCACCGTGGATGGACGACTGCCATCGCGAAACCCCATTAATGCCTCCTGGATAAATTGTGGCGTTTTGCCGGCAATACTGGGAATACTGCCCGGGCTTTTGCCATCTGTACCATGACAGCCGGCACAGGAATTGGCCAACATCGCGCCTTGGCTAATGCCCTCGGCCTTGATCACCGCAGGGAAAACAATCAGTGCAGTAAAAATGGCAACGATGACTGCAAACCTGGGGGCATGATCGGAAAATATATAATGATTGTTGTACACACTTCCTCCTTTTGGAATATTTCCGGGAATCAAACAGAAGCATTTGTTTTTTATCGGAAGTGAAAAGACGGTACGCCGAATTCTGCTTTTGTCGTTGACTTGAATCAATATGAGTTATTTCGCCAACTTGTTATTAATAACTTCTATTATACTTTATAATAATATAATAATTATATTATGTTATCGGCAATACCTTCTCCCGGATAATTTCCGCAATACGGGAAAATGCCGGTTCCCGGTAGCTGCCGCGACGATATACCATGCCAATACGACGCTGTGGTTGCGGATCAGAAAATCGTAAATAAAGCACCGTATCTCCTTTGCGCCGAATCTCCGGGACTGCGAGACCCGGCATCAGCGTCATTCCCATTCCCTCACCCACCATGTGTCGCAATGTCTCAAGGCTGGATGCGTGGAACCCGCGGGTTTCGTGTGCGCCAGCCGAGAAACAGATATCCAGCGCCTGGCCGCGCAAGCAGTGGCCCTCTTCCAGCAGCAACACTTCCTTGCCATTCAGATCCGTCAAGCTGATCAACTCGTGGCTCGCGAGTTGCTCGGTAACCGGTACCGCCAACAGGAAAGGCTCGCTGTATAACTCCAGCTGTGCAAACTCTTCAGTATCGACAGGCAAGGCCAGGATCAGTACGTCCAGCTCGGCTCGGCGCAGCTTTTGCAGCAGCACATGGGTCTGGTACTCATAAAGCCAGAGCTTCAGCCGGGGGTAATGTTCGGCCAGGGGTTTCATAAACCAGGGCAGCAGGTACGGTGCCACGGTCGGAATCAGTCCCAGGTGCAATTCGCCGGCCATTGGGTCATCGAAGCTGCCGACAATCTCGCCAATCAATCGCGCCTCACCCAGCACCCTTCTGGCCTGATCGGCCACGGCCTTGCCCACATCCGTCATATTGACCTGGCGATT contains:
- the oxyR gene encoding DNA-binding transcriptional regulator OxyR, with protein sequence MNLRELEYLVAVDEERHFHRAAQRCFVSQPTLSGQLKKLEQELGVLLVERSNRQVNMTDVGKAVADQARRVLGEARLIGEIVGSFDDPMAGELHLGLIPTVAPYLLPWFMKPLAEHYPRLKLWLYEYQTHVLLQKLRRAELDVLILALPVDTEEFAQLELYSEPFLLAVPVTEQLASHELISLTDLNGKEVLLLEEGHCLRGQALDICFSAGAHETRGFHASSLETLRHMVGEGMGMTLMPGLAVPEIRRKGDTVLYLRFSDPQPQRRIGMVYRRGSYREPAFSRIAEIIREKVLPIT